Genomic window (Ureibacillus composti):
CTTGCTTTAATGCCGGTGCATCATTAACACCATCTCCAGTCATCGCTACAACTTTCCCTTTTTTCTGCCAAGCATCTACAATACGAATTTTATGTTCAGGAGAAACACGTGCATAGACAGAAATGCTATCGACTTTTTCTTGTAATTCTTGATCTGTTAGATATTCAATATCTTTCCCTTCAATTGCTTCAGACAGGTCATTTAAAATCCCAATTTCTTTCGCGATGGCCACTGCAGTAATTTTGTGATCCCCTGTAATCATGACAGGTTTAATTCCTGCTTGGATACAGTCCTCTACAGCCTGTTTTGATTCATTTCGAGGTGGGTCCATCATTGCGATTAGTCCGATGAAGGTAAAACTATTTTCATCCTTTATACTAACATTTGGTGAATAGACATCTTTATACGCAAGTGCAAGAACGCGAAGTCCTTCATTTGAGAATTGACTATTTGCTTCTTTTATTGCTTCAAGATGGCGCCTTGACATCGTTGTGATTCCTTGTGAAGTTTCAACCCTTACAATTCGAGGAAGTAACACATCGACTGCACCTTTAGTAATCATGACGATTCGATTTCCGTTCCCGATCCTATTAATTGTACTCATTAATTTCCTATTGGAGTCAAAAGGCAATTCTCCGATACGTTGGTTTTGATCACGTAGTTCGAGTTCATTAAAATTATATAATTTCCCGATATTTACAAGGGCTAATTCTGTCGGGTCTCCAATTCCTTTTCCATCAGCTGAAACAGAGTCATTACATAATAAAGCAAATTGCAATAATTTATTCTCTACTTCATTGCTAGTTTGTAATTGATCGTGCTGGATGATTTCGTCATTGACAAACAATTTTTGAACAGTCATTTTATTTTGAGTGAGTGTACCTGTTTTATCGGAACAAATGACTGAAATACTACCAAGACTCTCTACAGCATGTAATTTACGAACAATCGCATTTTCTTTCGCCATTTTTTGTGTACCAAAAGCTAGAACTATAGTAACAATGGAACCTAATGCTTCAGGAATCGCTGCTACCGCCAAAGATACAGCGAACATAAAGGAATCTACTAAGTCTCGACCTCTAATAATATCTAATGCAAAAATAATAAGACAGATGATGATAATGCCTAATGCAAGTCGTTTTCCGAATAGGTCTAAGCTTACTTGAAGTGGGGTTTTCTTCTCTTTTGCTGTATCTAATAAGTTGGCAATTTTACCGATTTCTGTGTTCATTCCAATAGATGTGACTAGAACTTGTCCACGTCCATTTGTTACAAAACTACCTGCAAAGACCATATTTTTCTGATCCCCAAGCGCGACCTCTTTTGCATTTAATGATTGTACAATTTTACCGATTGCAAGTGACTCACCTGTTAATGAACTCTCATTCACTTGTAAACTATGGCTTTCAATAATTCGACCATCCGCGCTAATATAGTCTCCTGCGTCTAAACATAGAATATCCCCTACCACGATTTCTCTTGATGGGATTTCAATGATTTGTCCTTCTCGTAACACCTTTGAAATGGGGGCAGCCATCTCTTTTAAACTATTTAAAGATTTTTCTGCT
Coding sequences:
- a CDS encoding cation-translocating P-type ATPase, with the protein product MTEFYREPVEKVMKEFDVTHQGLTDFEARYRRKEHGYNELEEGKRKSAAQVFLEQFKDFLVMILMVAAVISALLGEVQSSIVIIVVVMLNAILGTVQHVKAEKSLNSLKEMAAPISKVLREGQIIEIPSREIVVGDILCLDAGDYISADGRIIESHSLQVNESSLTGESLAIGKIVQSLNAKEVALGDQKNMVFAGSFVTNGRGQVLVTSIGMNTEIGKIANLLDTAKEKKTPLQVSLDLFGKRLALGIIIICLIIFALDIIRGRDLVDSFMFAVSLAVAAIPEALGSIVTIVLAFGTQKMAKENAIVRKLHAVESLGSISVICSDKTGTLTQNKMTVQKLFVNDEIIQHDQLQTSNEVENKLLQFALLCNDSVSADGKGIGDPTELALVNIGKLYNFNELELRDQNQRIGELPFDSNRKLMSTINRIGNGNRIVMITKGAVDVLLPRIVRVETSQGITTMSRRHLEAIKEANSQFSNEGLRVLALAYKDVYSPNVSIKDENSFTFIGLIAMMDPPRNESKQAVEDCIQAGIKPVMITGDHKITAVAIAKEIGILNDLSEAIEGKDIEYLTDQELQEKVDSISVYARVSPEHKIRIVDAWQKKGKVVAMTGDGVNDAPALKQADIGVAMGVTGTEVAKDASSMILTDDNFSTIVKAVSNGRSLYMNIKNAIRFLLSGNAGAILVVLYATLLALPAPFAPVHLLFINLLTDSLPAIAIGLEPHNKKVMKEKPRNIHEPLLNKRFVTKIGIEGLLIAAVTIIAFRVGLSTGDPMVASTMAFATLCLARLFHGFNCRSNQSIFKVGIFSNIASWLAFLIGVFLLNIVLIFGLFEVAFLTRAQLGMIYGLAFLPLVIIQLFRLLPSKK